A stretch of the Vulcanisaeta souniana JCM 11219 genome encodes the following:
- a CDS encoding DUF1177 domain-containing protein, which produces MSLVKYILDVIGLLDDPKVDGDKVHGFFKEKGLDKYMVINVERIKGDKGSTDFIKIIIPGTNGKSKGGNAPTLGVIGRLGGVGARPLIKGLVSDADGAIIALAVAYKLADMVSRGDELVGDVIITTHVCPNAVVTSHKPAPLISSPVDILELLRREVDSQMDGILSIDATKANLVVKGRGFAITPTIKDGWILKVSEDLINIYMWITGHLPIIVPITLQDVLPFSTPVYHINSIIQPWLYTHAPVVGIATITETVVPGSATDVANIVSLDEGSRFVIKIAKEFTSGNIRFYDENEWNTIVKIHGSIRELLLKGSPVASN; this is translated from the coding sequence ATGTCGTTGGTTAAATATATACTGGATGTGATTGGTTTATTGGATGATCCTAAGGTCGATGGCGATAAGGTTCACGGGTTCTTTAAGGAGAAAGGGCTTGATAAGTATATGGTTATCAATGTTGAGCGAATTAAGGGCGATAAGGGCAGTACCGACTTTATAAAAATCATAATACCGGGCACGAATGGTAAGTCTAAAGGTGGTAATGCGCCTACCTTAGGCGTTATTGGTAGGCTCGGCGGTGTAGGTGCAAGACCACTAATTAAGGGCTTGGTATCTGACGCTGACGGCGCCATAATAGCCCTAGCCGTTGCATATAAATTAGCTGATATGGTTTCTCGTGGCGATGAGCTAGTGGGGGACGTTATTATAACAACTCATGTATGCCCAAATGCCGTAGTTACTTCTCATAAGCCAGCGCCTTTAATATCAAGCCCTGTTGATATCCTTGAATTATTGAGGAGGGAAGTTGATTCTCAAATGGATGGTATATTGAGCATTGATGCTACTAAGGCTAACTTGGTTGTTAAGGGAAGGGGCTTTGCAATAACGCCCACAATTAAGGATGGCTGGATACTTAAGGTTAGTGAGGACCTGATAAACATATACATGTGGATAACCGGCCACTTACCAATAATTGTACCAATAACCCTGCAAGACGTATTGCCCTTTTCAACCCCTGTTTATCATATAAATAGTATTATACAGCCATGGCTATATACGCATGCGCCCGTAGTCGGTATTGCCACAATAACAGAGACAGTTGTTCCTGGCTCAGCTACAGATGTGGCAAATATAGTAAGTCTTGATGAAGGATCTAGATTCGTTATAAAAATAGCTAAAGAGTTTACAAGTGGCAATATTAGATTTTATGATGAAAATGAATGGAACACAATAGTAAAAATCCATGGAAGTATTAGGGAGTTATTGTTAAAGGGTTCACCAGTTGCGTCTAATTAG
- a CDS encoding AroM family protein — protein sequence MVSVGFVTIGESPRDDITSEIKPIIGYDVGITECGALDGLSREDIASFIPKPGDYVLVTRLRNGTQVKLSRDLIVDRMQQCINKIEDKVDLIALLCTGDFPELRSRRLLIEPSNLVMNVIKSISNVNRLGIIVHDPDQINLEVNRWSKIVNEVIVTAVSAYRGSTDDFVKVANKLLDVDLIILDSLGYTIGMKEIVRKITNRPIMLPRTVLARTIRELIGKD from the coding sequence ATGGTTAGTGTTGGTTTTGTTACTATTGGTGAGTCTCCTAGGGATGATATTACCAGTGAGATTAAGCCCATCATTGGCTATGATGTTGGTATTACTGAGTGTGGTGCCCTTGATGGGTTGAGTAGAGAGGATATAGCATCATTCATTCCTAAACCCGGTGATTATGTCTTAGTTACTAGGTTAAGGAACGGTACCCAGGTTAAGTTAAGTAGGGATTTAATCGTTGATCGCATGCAACAATGCATTAATAAAATTGAGGATAAGGTTGACTTAATAGCGTTACTATGCACTGGTGATTTTCCAGAACTTAGGTCAAGGAGGTTGCTTATTGAACCATCAAACCTAGTAATGAACGTTATTAAATCGATAAGTAATGTTAATAGGCTTGGGATCATAGTACATGACCCCGACCAAATAAACCTAGAGGTAAATAGATGGTCTAAAATTGTTAATGAGGTTATTGTTACAGCAGTATCTGCGTATAGGGGTTCCACGGATGACTTTGTGAAAGTGGCGAATAAGCTTCTCGATGTCGACTTAATAATTCTTGACTCGCTGGGTTATACGATAGGCATGAAGGAAATTGTGCGTAAAATTACGAACAGGCCCATAATGCTACCGAGGACAGTATTAGCACGTACAATAAGGGAATTAATAGGTAAAGATTAA
- a CDS encoding oligopeptide/dipeptide ABC transporter ATP-binding protein produces MSEFLIVDSVVKTYPARRRTIADFILRRRVPLIYAVNGASLKLDRGRTLVLLGESGSGKTTLGRLIVGLERPDSGRILVDGEEVPYVGNKAYVNSKLRGKLQMVFQDPSSSIDPFMSVKEIVSEPLTKLHLSKNEVMKAVNEALELVGLDKSFLNRRSSDLSGGQRQRVAIARAIITRPELVVLDEPTSALDASIQAQILNLLVKLQRELNLTYVFITHDARVAKFIADYVAVMYLGKVVEYGSADDVFNEPLHPYTQVLLSSVPTVGTRGLPKTIIGEVPSAISPPKGCPFWPRCPYATDACKAVYPQRRIIENREVYCHIYNKG; encoded by the coding sequence ATGAGTGAGTTCCTTATCGTGGACAGCGTAGTTAAAACATACCCAGCCCGCAGAAGGACTATAGCGGACTTCATATTGAGGAGAAGGGTACCGCTTATATATGCAGTAAATGGTGCATCACTAAAACTAGATAGGGGCAGGACACTGGTATTGCTTGGCGAGAGTGGTTCAGGCAAGACAACGCTTGGTAGATTGATAGTTGGTCTTGAAAGACCTGACTCAGGTAGGATCCTCGTTGATGGCGAGGAGGTACCGTATGTAGGTAATAAGGCGTATGTTAATAGTAAGCTCAGGGGAAAGTTACAAATGGTGTTTCAGGATCCGTCGTCCTCCATTGACCCATTCATGTCAGTAAAGGAAATAGTTTCTGAACCACTTACTAAATTACATTTATCAAAAAATGAAGTAATGAAGGCAGTGAATGAGGCATTGGAACTCGTTGGTCTTGATAAATCGTTTTTAAATCGAAGATCCAGCGATTTATCAGGCGGTCAAAGACAGAGGGTCGCTATTGCGAGAGCAATAATCACTAGGCCGGAGCTTGTGGTGCTTGATGAACCTACATCAGCATTAGACGCATCAATACAGGCACAAATACTTAACCTACTTGTCAAACTTCAGAGGGAGTTAAACCTGACCTACGTTTTCATAACTCACGATGCGAGGGTGGCCAAGTTCATCGCTGATTACGTGGCGGTCATGTACCTAGGGAAGGTTGTTGAGTATGGTAGTGCTGATGATGTATTTAATGAACCATTGCATCCATATACGCAGGTCCTCCTTTCCTCAGTACCCACGGTGGGTACACGTGGATTGCCGAAGACAATAATCGGTGAGGTACCAAGCGCCATTAGCCCACCAAAGGGTTGTCCGTTCTGGCCAAGGTGCCCATATGCAACTGATGCATGTAAAGCCGTATATCCCCAGAGAAGGATTATTGAAAATAGGGAGGTTTATTGCCACATATATAATAAGGGTTAA
- a CDS encoding ABC transporter ATP-binding protein, whose protein sequence is MGLVLDVEGLYVTYHTPDGDIPAVRDLSFGLNEGEILGIVGESGSGKSTLALALAGLLPRNAYVGAKKIVILNSNIDAASLRKALEDLRGVGIFMVFQDPFSSLNPLIRIREQLAEAYITRVKRTKGIRMSINDVDDGELINYLKRVNIPDPEVTLYRYPHQLSGGQIQRVMIAMALILEPRILIADEPTTALDVITQIQVLHELKKLVDDIRTSIIFITHDIALASTISDRLAVMYGGYFMEVGNTLDVLKEPLHPYTMGLVTSIPSKRKHEGYLPEIKGVYVPTKSKGCPFWPRCPYTKEACMKEVPELKEVKGRLVRCFMYE, encoded by the coding sequence ATGGGTCTAGTACTTGATGTAGAGGGTCTTTATGTGACGTACCACACGCCAGACGGGGATATACCTGCAGTTAGAGATTTGTCATTTGGGTTGAATGAAGGTGAGATACTAGGTATTGTTGGTGAGTCTGGGAGTGGTAAATCCACACTTGCGTTGGCTCTGGCGGGTTTACTTCCACGAAATGCATACGTTGGTGCTAAGAAAATAGTGATTTTAAATAGCAATATTGATGCAGCAAGTCTAAGAAAGGCCCTTGAGGATCTACGTGGGGTTGGTATTTTCATGGTATTTCAAGACCCGTTTTCAAGCCTTAATCCATTAATAAGAATTCGCGAGCAATTGGCCGAGGCTTATATAACTAGGGTTAAACGAACGAAGGGTATTAGGATGAGTATAAATGATGTGGATGATGGGGAATTGATCAATTACTTAAAAAGGGTTAACATTCCAGACCCAGAGGTGACTCTCTATAGGTATCCTCATCAGCTATCTGGTGGACAGATACAGAGAGTGATGATTGCAATGGCCTTGATCCTCGAACCAAGGATTTTAATAGCTGATGAGCCAACAACCGCATTAGACGTAATAACGCAGATACAGGTTCTCCATGAGTTAAAGAAATTGGTTGATGATATTAGGACATCAATAATATTCATAACGCATGATATTGCGCTTGCAAGCACCATAAGTGATAGGCTGGCTGTGATGTACGGTGGTTACTTCATGGAGGTTGGTAATACCCTTGATGTGTTAAAGGAACCATTGCACCCGTACACGATGGGCCTCGTGACTAGTATACCAAGTAAGCGTAAGCATGAGGGCTATTTACCCGAGATTAAGGGTGTTTATGTACCTACTAAGTCTAAGGGTTGCCCATTCTGGCCAAGATGCCCATATACTAAGGAGGCATGTATGAAGGAGGTACCTGAATTGAAAGAGGTTAAGGGTAGGCTCGTGAGGTGCTTCATGTATGAGTGA
- a CDS encoding ABC transporter permease, translating to MNSITEYVMRHKGLHALVRLLRKPDTAFGLVILALFYAWSIIEGALQVIGLLTGNPALGWKLLPYNPFQPHLSHSLQPPSLAHIMGTDDLGRDILSRVLYAAPSDALISLVVVGGGVLIGSIIGLIAGFYGGKTEEFNMWLTDLFLAFPALILAMVIEATFGHGYIYAMIAMIVVWWPSYARLFRAEAIRIKNMKYIDAAMLSGLSKINIIRKHMIKPALNTILPYATLDLGNVILFYSMLSFLGLGQQPPYPEWGSMVALGLEYFPKWWWYSLMPGLVILIIAAASALVGDGLRDLLGGEEKWV from the coding sequence ATGAACTCGATAACTGAATACGTTATGCGTCATAAAGGTCTCCATGCTTTAGTCAGGCTTTTAAGGAAGCCTGATACAGCATTTGGCCTGGTCATACTGGCATTATTTTACGCCTGGTCAATAATCGAGGGGGCGCTTCAGGTAATTGGCCTACTCACAGGTAACCCAGCCTTAGGTTGGAAATTACTGCCTTATAACCCATTTCAACCACACCTATCCCACTCCCTACAGCCTCCAAGTTTAGCCCATATAATGGGCACCGACGACCTAGGTAGGGATATACTTAGCAGGGTACTTTATGCGGCGCCTTCGGACGCGTTAATTTCACTGGTAGTGGTTGGCGGTGGTGTACTAATCGGGAGTATAATAGGCTTGATAGCTGGGTTTTACGGTGGCAAAACCGAGGAGTTTAACATGTGGCTTACAGATCTCTTCCTTGCGTTTCCAGCGTTGATTCTGGCAATGGTTATTGAGGCTACCTTTGGCCACGGTTATATTTATGCCATGATAGCAATGATAGTTGTTTGGTGGCCATCGTATGCGAGGTTATTTAGGGCCGAGGCCATTAGGATCAAGAACATGAAGTATATAGATGCCGCCATGTTATCAGGACTCTCTAAAATAAATATAATAAGAAAGCACATGATAAAACCTGCATTAAACACCATATTACCATACGCAACACTGGATTTAGGCAATGTGATATTGTTCTACTCAATGCTTAGCTTTTTAGGCCTGGGTCAGCAACCGCCTTATCCTGAGTGGGGTTCGATGGTGGCGCTAGGTCTTGAATACTTCCCAAAATGGTGGTGGTATTCATTAATGCCTGGACTTGTAATATTAATAATAGCTGCCGCGTCAGCACTGGTCGGCGATGGACTAAGGGATCTACTTGGAGGTGAGGAGAAATGGGTCTAG
- a CDS encoding ABC transporter permease: MSIWTYIINRAIRAFILILGIIVLTFLLSHVLAPNPAHVWAGPHAAPSVIQAIVQEYHLNQPLYVQLYYYLISSLTFNFGVSPFFKQPVSELIAVYLPRTLQLIFVALILTGLIGIFSGAFAAEYKDEWGDYTVKVLYLISWCMPPFLAALLLQLFIAYDWGVLPPNLIADPTLSAPKFITGFPTIDALIESNWPYFWSSLRHLVLPAFALALISFGIITRITRSSMLLSLQADYIRAAIMRGVEKRRVVYVHALKNSMIPIVTLLALVFSWMISGSVIIETIFSYQGLGWLLTTALYNYDYPTVIGCSIVIGIAVVLANFVADVLYAIIDPRIKLG, encoded by the coding sequence ATGTCTATCTGGACATACATTATTAACAGGGCAATAAGGGCTTTTATCCTAATACTAGGTATAATAGTGCTAACCTTTCTTTTATCCCATGTCTTGGCGCCAAATCCTGCACATGTATGGGCGGGTCCGCATGCGGCGCCCTCGGTTATTCAAGCCATAGTTCAGGAATACCATTTAAATCAACCGCTTTATGTACAATTATATTACTACTTAATATCTTCACTCACGTTTAACTTTGGTGTGTCGCCATTCTTCAAGCAACCCGTAAGCGAACTAATAGCAGTTTACTTACCTAGGACATTGCAATTAATCTTCGTGGCCCTAATACTCACTGGCCTAATCGGTATCTTCTCCGGCGCCTTTGCTGCTGAATATAAGGATGAGTGGGGCGACTACACAGTGAAGGTGCTATACTTAATAAGTTGGTGTATGCCACCATTTCTTGCGGCTCTTCTTCTTCAGTTATTCATAGCATATGACTGGGGGGTATTACCACCTAACTTAATTGCGGACCCCACATTATCTGCGCCTAAATTCATAACAGGTTTTCCAACAATTGATGCGTTAATTGAAAGTAATTGGCCGTACTTTTGGTCAAGTCTTCGACACTTAGTACTGCCTGCCTTTGCCCTGGCCTTGATATCATTTGGGATCATAACTAGGATCACAAGATCCTCAATGCTTTTATCACTGCAGGCTGATTACATAAGGGCCGCAATTATGAGAGGCGTTGAGAAAAGGAGGGTTGTTTACGTTCATGCGCTTAAAAACTCAATGATACCCATAGTGACGCTTTTAGCCCTCGTCTTTAGCTGGATGATATCAGGATCAGTCATAATAGAAACAATATTCAGTTACCAAGGACTTGGTTGGCTACTCACGACGGCCCTTTATAACTATGACTACCCAACAGTCATTGGATGTAGCATAGTAATAGGTATAGCGGTGGTTTTGGCAAACTTCGTAGCCGATGTTCTCTATGCAATTATTGATCCTAGAATCAAGCTTGGGTGA
- a CDS encoding ABC transporter substrate-binding protein yields the protein MHGISKTVYIAVVFIIIVAIVIGAYYYIMTASHKPTTIKTTTNVTTPPPTTTVTCPLPSNTSVIVSIENEPPNSVDPATGFYAGEDEIMTNVYQGLIAFDVTNTSVTQFMPMLASSWWVAPNYTMYIFYIRHGAYFANGDPVNATTFWFSIYRVILMNQVDSSFYTNILYNGTEASITGYAIPWGACHALAFATGNNNFIINKTLCAYGLANILSNYNVHNETIQKVMSYPDQAIVVLNPYTVEFKLLQPYMFFLQDLAEYSASAVDPVFVDQNGGVVPNQQNTYMNTHTMGTGPYQVVQWVPGQMVVLQANPNYWAAELPPNETNIMLTPPKIKTVILEYTSSANQVMSMLESGKAQLMGPLSLPALPPLYLSTLEQNPCLKVVVEPPSAPTWLILMITLDAQKYPLNVTAVRVALVHAINYTEIIDTVAPGVGLPYVGPISPGMPFYNPSNLPPYNYDPNLSIEILKSLGFKLVLLNGTVINPNGQPLSLTLTYTSDDPAQVKIAQEVQVMLSQIGVQLTLNPVTTQQEEYLISQSCTAPTYPQMLIWYWYPSWPDPIYQDLVVQTNAMYSGIAGDVSCFNNTEVNSITNILPSVTNTTLITKYVTEVYNIIYQQAPDMWLYAIRQYWVQSCYVNGTYWNPGVLGYYFPLMYYNATVCVSK from the coding sequence ATGCATGGTATAAGCAAAACAGTATACATAGCAGTCGTGTTTATAATAATAGTAGCAATAGTCATAGGTGCTTATTACTATATAATGACGGCAAGCCATAAACCCACCACTATAAAAACGACAACGAATGTTACGACACCGCCACCTACGACTACAGTTACGTGCCCACTACCATCTAATACAAGTGTCATAGTCTCGATAGAAAACGAACCACCTAACTCAGTGGATCCAGCCACCGGCTTTTACGCAGGTGAGGATGAAATAATGACCAATGTTTACCAGGGACTTATTGCCTTCGATGTCACTAACACCAGTGTTACGCAATTCATGCCTATGTTAGCTAGTTCCTGGTGGGTGGCGCCTAATTATACCATGTACATATTCTACATAAGGCATGGAGCGTACTTCGCAAATGGTGACCCGGTTAACGCGACAACATTCTGGTTCAGCATTTACAGGGTAATATTGATGAACCAGGTTGACTCAAGCTTCTACACAAACATACTATACAACGGTACTGAGGCATCAATAACTGGTTACGCAATTCCCTGGGGCGCCTGTCACGCATTGGCATTTGCCACAGGCAATAATAACTTCATAATTAATAAGACCCTATGCGCCTATGGCCTAGCTAATATTTTGAGTAATTACAATGTACATAATGAAACAATACAGAAGGTAATGAGTTACCCTGACCAAGCAATAGTTGTCCTGAACCCATACACGGTGGAATTTAAGTTATTACAACCATACATGTTCTTCCTACAGGACTTAGCTGAGTACTCGGCCTCTGCCGTTGATCCGGTCTTTGTTGATCAGAATGGCGGTGTTGTACCGAATCAGCAGAATACGTACATGAATACTCACACGATGGGTACAGGACCTTACCAAGTGGTTCAGTGGGTCCCTGGACAAATGGTGGTACTTCAGGCAAATCCAAACTACTGGGCTGCTGAATTGCCACCTAATGAGACGAATATTATGCTAACACCGCCTAAGATAAAGACCGTAATCCTTGAGTACACAAGCTCAGCTAATCAAGTGATGTCAATGTTGGAAAGTGGAAAAGCCCAATTAATGGGGCCCCTCTCATTACCAGCATTACCACCCTTATACCTATCAACTTTAGAGCAGAATCCATGTTTAAAAGTCGTTGTAGAGCCTCCAAGTGCGCCAACGTGGTTAATTTTAATGATAACCCTGGATGCGCAGAAGTATCCATTAAATGTAACCGCGGTTAGGGTGGCATTGGTGCATGCCATTAACTATACTGAGATTATAGATACTGTGGCTCCAGGGGTTGGCTTACCATACGTAGGCCCAATTAGTCCAGGAATGCCGTTCTACAACCCCAGTAATCTGCCGCCGTATAATTACGACCCTAATCTATCAATAGAGATCCTAAAGAGCCTGGGATTTAAGTTAGTTCTGCTTAACGGTACTGTAATAAATCCGAATGGGCAACCATTATCATTAACATTAACGTATACATCCGATGATCCGGCGCAGGTGAAGATAGCCCAGGAGGTCCAGGTAATGCTGTCCCAAATAGGCGTGCAATTAACGCTTAATCCAGTAACCACGCAGCAGGAGGAGTACTTGATATCGCAGTCATGCACTGCACCTACATATCCACAAATGCTTATTTGGTATTGGTACCCAAGCTGGCCTGACCCGATTTACCAGGACCTAGTTGTCCAGACTAATGCCATGTATAGTGGTATAGCGGGCGATGTATCATGTTTCAATAATACTGAGGTAAATAGCATAACTAATATATTGCCAAGTGTAACGAATACCACATTAATTACTAAGTATGTAACGGAGGTTTATAATATAATTTATCAGCAGGCACCGGATATGTGGCTATATGCAATTAGGCAGTACTGGGTGCAGAGTTGTTACGTAAATGGCACTTATTGGAACCCAGGGGTTCTCGGTTATTACTTTCCATTAATGTATTACAACGCAACTGTATGTGTATCAAAGTAA
- a CDS encoding DUF917 domain-containing protein, with the protein MYILNNEENVRDLVIGATILGTGGGGDPNEGLKLLMNVLNSGKLIRIMELNETQYSTVLAVPYYVGTVAPMASLRKPNRIKDPVYTAYIEYTKVLNGDITGFVATEMGGGNTPVAMYIASMLDKPVIDGDMIGRAAPELLQSTANIVGTSLSPAVVVSETGNIVIIKEYSDLDDYEAIARYISVLAGKHAVVMDTPMTKQQAEKAVVRGTLSLAMKLGRAVRETIEGGYDTALTVAKVLNGWIIFRGIIDKYDWKNEGGFLIGDLLIRGVGKWRGMAFRSWIKNEHIIAFVNDKPVVMPPDLIMVLGHEGPITNDKVRVGDEVSVVTTAAPVIWRSSRGLDLFGPRHFGFNYDYVPVEELVRSYGVIEHG; encoded by the coding sequence ATGTATATATTAAATAATGAGGAAAACGTAAGAGACCTGGTAATAGGCGCGACGATTCTGGGCACTGGCGGTGGTGGAGACCCCAATGAGGGATTAAAACTGCTTATGAATGTACTTAATTCAGGTAAGTTAATTAGGATAATGGAATTAAATGAGACTCAGTATTCTACAGTTCTGGCCGTGCCGTATTACGTGGGTACTGTTGCTCCCATGGCATCCTTGAGAAAACCAAACAGGATCAAGGACCCGGTATACACAGCTTATATCGAGTACACGAAGGTCCTCAATGGTGATATAACAGGCTTTGTGGCGACAGAGATGGGTGGTGGAAATACGCCGGTCGCCATGTACATAGCATCCATGCTTGATAAGCCCGTGATTGATGGAGACATGATCGGCCGCGCAGCGCCGGAGCTGCTTCAAAGTACCGCTAACATTGTTGGTACATCTCTATCTCCAGCCGTAGTGGTGAGCGAGACTGGTAACATTGTAATCATTAAGGAGTATAGTGACCTGGATGATTATGAGGCAATAGCACGATACATATCGGTATTGGCCGGTAAGCATGCAGTCGTTATGGACACTCCAATGACTAAGCAACAAGCTGAAAAGGCCGTGGTTAGGGGCACCCTATCATTGGCGATGAAGCTGGGTAGGGCAGTACGTGAGACTATAGAGGGGGGATACGATACTGCATTAACAGTAGCTAAGGTATTGAATGGTTGGATCATTTTTCGAGGAATTATTGATAAGTATGACTGGAAGAATGAGGGCGGGTTCTTAATAGGTGATTTATTAATAAGGGGTGTTGGTAAATGGAGAGGTATGGCGTTTAGGTCCTGGATTAAGAACGAGCACATAATAGCGTTTGTTAATGATAAACCTGTGGTCATGCCACCGGACTTAATAATGGTTCTGGGGCATGAAGGCCCCATAACTAATGATAAAGTAAGGGTAGGTGATGAAGTGTCCGTTGTCACTACTGCTGCACCAGTAATATGGCGAAGTAGTAGGGGGCTTGATTTATTTGGACCACGTCACTTCGGATTTAACTATGACTATGTGCCGGTTGAGGAGTTGGTGAGGTCTTATGGGGTGATTGAACATGGATAA